The sequence GCGCCTCGGACTTCCTGTGGGTGGTGCTCGCGGCGGCCGGCATCGCCTTTATCGCGCCGTGGCGCGGAGACGTCGGCGCCGTGGACTCGGTGGGGGTGCTGCTGGCGCTCTTCGCCGGAGGATGCTGGGCGGCCTACATCGTGCTCGGCGGGCGCGTGGCCAAGGTGCTCCCCGGTGGGGGGAGCGTCGCGACGGGGATGCTGTTCGGCTCGCTGACGGTCCTGCCTTTCTCGTTCGCGGAGGGACTCGCGACACGGCTGACGCCTTCGCTGGTCGCGGCGTCCCTGGCGGTCGCGCTGCTCTCCAGCGCGGTGCCATACACCCTGGAGATGTCGGCGCTGCGGGTGCTGTCGAGCCGCACCTTCGGCATCCTGATGAGCCTGGAGCCAGCGGTGGCGGCCCTCGCGGGCTGGGTGTTCCTGCGAGAGCAGCTCACCGGGACGCAGTGGCTCGCGCTGGTGTGCGTGAGTGCTGCGTCCGC comes from Hyalangium minutum and encodes:
- a CDS encoding EamA family transporter — protein: MSEAPSARPRWTLPPIPAVLLAVVSVQGGAAFAKELFPVLGSAGTAGMRIGLSSLLLFAAFRPRLAQFTRAQWAAVIPYGVVLGTMNLSFYKALERIPLGLAVTLEFAGPLGVAVFGSRRASDFLWVVLAAAGIAFIAPWRGDVGAVDSVGVLLALFAGGCWAAYIVLGGRVAKVLPGGGSVATGMLFGSLTVLPFSFAEGLATRLTPSLVAASLAVALLSSAVPYTLEMSALRVLSSRTFGILMSLEPAVAALAGWVFLREQLTGTQWLALVCVSAASAGAALTARRGPPPVEA